One window of the Macaca thibetana thibetana isolate TM-01 chromosome 1, ASM2454274v1, whole genome shotgun sequence genome contains the following:
- the LOC126934705 gene encoding transcription factor BTF3 homolog 4-like isoform X1 gives MTSGRQPSCCCRVLVLEDPPCFRFTNSMNQEKLAKLQAQVRIGGKGTARRKKKVVYRTATADDKKLQSSLKKLAVNNIAGIEEVNMIKDDGTVIHFNNPKVQASLSANTFAITGHAEAKPITEMFPGILSQLGADSLTSLRKLAEQFPRQVLDSKAPKPEDIDEEDDDVPDLVENFDEASKNEAN, from the coding sequence ATGACCTCGGGGAGGCAGCCATCTTGCTGTTGCCGCGTGCTGGTGTTGGAGGACCCTCCCTGCTTCAGATTTACCAACAGCATGAATCAAGAAAAGTTAGCCAAACTTCAGGCTCAGGTCCGGATAGGGGGCAAGGGTACAGCTCGCAGAAAGAAGAAGGTGGTATACAGAACAGCTACAGCTGATGACAAAAAGCTTCAGAGTTCTCTAAAAAAACTGGCTGTGAATAATATAGCTGGTATTGAAGAGGTGAACATGATTAAAGATGATGGGACAGTTATTCATTTCAACAATCCCAAAGTCCAAGCTTCCCTTTCTGCTAACACCTTTGCAATTACTGGTCATGCAGAAGCCAAACCAATCACAGAAATGTTTCCTGGAATATTAAGTCAGCTTGGTGCTGACAGTTTAACAAGTCTTAGGAAGTTAGCTGAACAGTTCCCACGGCAAGTCTTGGACAGTAAAGCACCAAAACCAGAAGACATTGATGAGGAGGATGATGATGTTCCAGATCTTGTAGAAAATTTTGATGAGGCATCAAAGAATGAAGCTAACTAA
- the LOC126934705 gene encoding transcription factor BTF3 homolog 4-like isoform X2 yields the protein MTSGRQPSCCCRVLVLEDPPCFRFTNSMNQEKLAKLQAQVRIGGKGTARRKKKVVYRTATADDKKLQSSLKKLAVNNIAGIEESWTVKHQNQKTLMRRMMMFQIL from the exons ATGACCTCGGGGAGGCAGCCATCTTGCTGTTGCCGCGTGCTGGTGTTGGAGGACCCTCCCTGCTTCAGATTTACCAACAGCATGAATCAAGAAAAGTTAGCCAAACTTCAGGCTCAGGTCCGGATAGGGGGCAAGGGTACAGCTCGCAGAAAGAAGAAGGTGGTATACAGAACAGCTACAGCTGATGACAAAAAGCTTCAGAGTTCTCTAAAAAAACTGGCTGTGAATAATATAGCTGGTATTGAAGAG TCTTGGACAGTAAAGCACCAAAACCAGAAGACATTGATGAGGAGGATGATGATGTTCCAGATCTTGTAG